A stretch of Mesoplodon densirostris isolate mMesDen1 chromosome 7, mMesDen1 primary haplotype, whole genome shotgun sequence DNA encodes these proteins:
- the LOC132493440 gene encoding interferon-induced transmembrane protein 1-like, whose translation MPTMHRTSQPFINGISPSYETLKEEHEVAVLGAPPSQAPVTTTVINIRSETSVPDHIVWSLFNTIFMNLCCLGFVAFAYSVKSRDRKMVGDVTGAQSYASTAKCLNICALVLGLLLITVFIVIFATGSVMIFQGVSQLIKDHGGEQ comes from the exons ATGCCCACCATGCACCGCACATCCCAGCCCTTCATCAATGGGATCTCCCCGAGCTATGAGACGCTCAAGGAGGAGCACGAGGTGGCCGTGCTGGGGGCTCCCCCGAGCCAGGCTCCCGTGACGACCACGGTGATCAACATCCGCAGCGAGACCTCGGTGCCCGACCACATCGTCTGGTCCCTGTTCAACACGATCTTCATGAACTTGTGCTGCCTGGGCTTCGTGGCTTTTGCCTACTCCGTGAAG TCTAGGGACCGGAAGATGGTGGGCGATGTCACTGGGGCCCAGAGCTACGCCTCCACCGCCAAGTGCCTGAACATCTGCGCCCTGGTCCTGGGCCTCCTCCTGATTACCGTCTTCATCGTTATTTTCGCCACTGGCTCCGTGATGATTTTTCAAGGAGTTTCCCAGCTCATAAAGGATCATGGAGGCGAACAGTAG